The Deinococcus hopiensis KR-140 sequence AGCCGGTAGGCGTGTTCTACAGCCCCGAGCGCCGCGTGTCGCCCCACGGGCGCGCTTTCGTGCTGGGCCCCGACGCCGCCGTCACCCTGCGCTGGAGTGAGGTGGCAGGCGCTCCCCAGCCCGTCCCCTTTGTGGAAGCCCTGACCTGGCTCCGCGACCGGGCCAGCGGCCTGGCCTGCGTGCTGAGCACCGGCGTGACGGTGGTGCCCGCCCCGGCCCTCAGCGAGGAGATCGACCTGCGCCCCCTGCCCGGGGCGTCCGCCACCGAGCTGCTTACGGCCCACCGCGCCGCCGTCTTGCGGCATGGGCGGGGCAACCGCGTCGTGGGCGTGGAAGGCTGGATACGGGCGTGGCAGGAGCTGCGCTCGCTCAACGTCGCTGCCTGGACCCGGCGGGGCCTGCTGCTGCCCGGCGAGGAGGGGGAAGGCTAGGGCAGCCCGCCAGAGGGGCCCCACCCGCGCGGCACAATGCCGGACATGACGCCCTCTTCGCCCGATGCCCGCCACGTCGCTTTCGATTGGGGCGGCGTCTTTACCGTCGGCACCTTCGATGGCCGCTCCACCCAGAACGTCGCGGACCGGGGGGGTGTGCCTGTTGAGCGGGTGCGCGAGAGCTACTTCCGGCATGTGCGGCAGCTGGAGGTGGGGGCCTGGACCCTCCCGCAGTTCTGGGCCGTGATGCAGGAGGAAACGGGCCTGACCCTGCCCTACGGGGAGTTCGAGCCGCTGTACCTCAGCAGCATCCACGACAACCTCCCCATGTACGCCACCCTGGACGCACTTCCCCGCGAGGTGCGGGTGGGGTTGCTGAGCAACAACTACCCCGTCGTCAGCGATCACCTGCGCCGTGATCCCCGCTTCGCCCGCTTCGACGCCCTCGTGTTCAGCAACGAGATCGGGCAGAAAAAGCCTCACGCTGACGCCTTCGCTGCGCTGGAGGACGCAATGGGGGTGCCCGCCGCGCAGGTGGCCTTTGTGGACGACGTGCAGGAGAACATCGACGCGGCGAATGCGGCGGGCTTTCACGGCCTGCTCTACCACCACGAGCGCCACGCCGAATTCGAGCGCGAGCTGGGCGTGTGGCTGGGCGTGCCGATCAGTGCCCTCACGGTGCGGTGATGGAGGTGGCCAGCCCTGCGGAAGGTCGTGGCAAGGCTCGGCGCCTACAACGCCCGCGACATCGAAGCCTTCATGTCTGGCTGGGCCGAGGACGCCCAGTATTTCGAGCCTCCGAATGCGCTGCTGACGAGCGGCGCGGAGCAGATCCGGGCGCGGCGCATCACGCGCTTTCGGAAACCGGACCTGTACGGTCACCTGCTCACGCGAACCGTGCTGGGCAACCGCGAGGTGGACCACGGGCAGGTCGCGCGCAACTTCCCGCGGGACGTGGGAGACCGGTGGGGGTGATCGCCACGTACGAGGTGGCGGAGGACAACATTACGCGGGCCTGGTTTATTTTGGGACCGCCAGCATTCGCTTCGCCGAACTGAGAGGCTTGGAGAGGGTGGCTTGAGCGCAGGTGGCGTTCAGGCCACCTCTTCTGTCTATTCCGCTGGGGTGGTGTACCCGCCGAAGTGGTGTACTTCCGCGCGGTCCGGGTACACCACCTCTACGCGGCCTGCCCACACCGCACAATGCCGTCATCCAAGGAGGCCCGGTATGACGCACACCTTTCAAACACGCGCTCGGCACGCCCCCCACCCCCAAGCGGGCCGCGTCCTCACCCCCGGCGCTCTGGCTTTTTTAGAGGAGCTGCACGGGCGCTTCAACGGGGGACGAGAGGCGTTGCTGGCAGCGCGGGAAGCGGGGCAGGCGCGGCTGGACGCGGGAGCGTTGCCCGACTTTTTGCCTGAGACTTCAAGCATTCGGACGGGGGAGTGGAAGATCGCCCCGCTGCCCGGGGAATTGCAAGACCGGCGGGTAGAAATCACGGGACCCGT is a genomic window containing:
- a CDS encoding nuclear transport factor 2 family protein; its protein translation is MARLGAYNARDIEAFMSGWAEDAQYFEPPNALLTSGAEQIRARRITRFRKPDLYGHLLTRTVLGNREVDHGQVARNFPRDVGDRWG
- a CDS encoding HAD family hydrolase yields the protein MTPSSPDARHVAFDWGGVFTVGTFDGRSTQNVADRGGVPVERVRESYFRHVRQLEVGAWTLPQFWAVMQEETGLTLPYGEFEPLYLSSIHDNLPMYATLDALPREVRVGLLSNNYPVVSDHLRRDPRFARFDALVFSNEIGQKKPHADAFAALEDAMGVPAAQVAFVDDVQENIDAANAAGFHGLLYHHERHAEFERELGVWLGVPISALTVR